The nucleotide sequence TGGTCCACCACGTGACGGCCCGGTGCGCCAAGTGCGGCAAGGAGCGGACCTTTCACTTCGCGCTCGTGGGAGAAACGAAACGCGATCGCCCCGCCCCGATCCGCGAGATCAATCCGACGGACGACCCTTCCGAGGCCGTCGACGCCGCCGAGTGGATAGACCTGGCGCGATTCTACCTCGAGCGGATCGAACGGCTGAAGAGCCCGACCGAGCGGGTCCAGTCGCTCCTGGACGCCCGCGGGTGCATCGAGGAAGCGCTCAAGTTCTGCGGGCCGAACGACGACGCCCTCCCGCCGCAGGCTCTATGGTCGGACGCCAGCCGGCGCAAAGTCGCCAAGCACCCCGACGCTTACCGGCGCGAGTCGCTGGAGGCAATGCTCACGAAAATGCCGACGATCGACAAACTCCAGCAGGCGGATGCGATGGAGCAGCGCGAGTTCCGCAAGGCCCTCAAGGAAACCGCGCGCCGCCGCGTCGGCCGGCGATGGTGGGAGTTCTGGAAACGCGGCAGCAACTAATGCCGTGTTCTTCACCGCAGCCCGGCCGAAGGTCCCTACGGGAAGGGCCCCTTTCTTACATGGGGAGAACGCAGAGATCGCAGAGAACGGCGAAAAGGGGGAAAAGGCAACGGCAAACGACAGCGGCTCACAAAACATGTCGTTTGCCGTTCCCCGATCCTTGCTGTTCTCTGCGTCCTCTGCGCTCTCTGCGGTGAAAACCCACGCTCCCCTCCTGGTCGCGGCTAACCATGTGGGATCAGGCCTCGAACAAGGCTCGCGACGGGTCGAGGCCGAGCGATTTCAACCGCTCCGTCAAGAGGTGGATGTAGTCGGCGCTGAGGAGTTCGGCGTCGGCCAGGCCGAGGGCCTCGAGCCCTGCCCGCACGGCCCGTTCGGTCGGCCCTTCGATTTCAACGAACCATCCGAGGTACGGGAGTTCGTCGAGGGCGATCTCGCACTCGCCGACGCGCCAGACGGAGCGCCGCTTCTGGTATCGGAAGGTTTCCCGCAGGCCCATCGCCTGGAAGATGAGGGCCAGTCCCGGCGCGCCGGGCGTCGCCTCGGCGTCCCGGCGGGATGCCCTGGCGAAGCCGGGAGCGGCCCGGACTTCGATCTCGATTTCTTCGCGGCGCTTCAGTTCGCTCTCCGCGCGCGGGCCTTTGTAGGTGAGCGTCGCGCGGAGCGGTTCGCCGCCGCCGGCCGGGCGCTCCTCGCGAACGCGCAGGGCGGCTCCGCGCCGGCGGAGCGTTCCCGCCGCGTCGTCGAAGAGGCGATTATCCTCGAAGACCGTCTCGCCGCCGCTTTCGCTCCGTTCGGCCATTCGTCGGCGAAAGGCCGCCGGGTCGGCGATGCGGACCTTGGCTTCGATTTCCTCGCTCACGGCCTTTTCCCCGCGCCGGCGACCAAGCGGTTTGAGATAAGTTTTGCGCGATGGGTTCGCCGCGGGGCTTGCCCCGCGTCCCGGCGCGCCGGGACCAGCGCCCCGCAAGCGGGGCGGCGAACCCGCCGCGCGCCAAGTTGACGGAATTTACCCCAGACCGCTTAGACGATGCGGACAGCCTCGCCGTGCCTCATCAGGATGTGCTTCCGCCACTCGGCATCGTTGCGGTCAGGATAGTCCGACCGATAATGCACGCCGCGCGTCTCGGTCCGCAAGAAAGCCGCGTGGGCCATCAGGCGTCCGAGCGCCAACATGTTCTGAAGTTCCCAGCCGGTCGGGTCCTCGAAGACCTTGTCGAGGACGTAACTCTGCCAGAACTCGATGAGGCCCTCGGCCTCGGTGAGGTCGTCCTGGCGGCGTGCGATGCCGACGTTCCGCCACATGACGGCCCGCAGGCTGTTCCGCACGTCGCCGAGGTTGAGTTCTCCGCGGGTGGAGCGCGCGACGTCGCTCGCGATCCGTTCCGGGCCGCCGGAGCCGGCCGTTCCTCGGGCGAGTTCCTCGCAAATTCGCCGGCCGGCCAGCCGGCCGAAGACCAAGCCCTCCAGAAGGCTGTTGGAGCCGAGGCGGTTCGCGCCGTGCAGGCCGGTGGCGGTCACTTCGCCGCACGCATACAGGTTCTCCAGATCCGTGCGCCCGTCGCCGTCCACCTGCACGCCGCCGACCATATAGTGGGCGCTGGGGCGGACGGGGATGCGGTCGCGCGCGATGTCGATGTCGAACTGGTCGCACGCCTCGGCAATGCCGGGGAACCGCTGGCGGACGCCGGGCCCCAGCGGCGCCAGGTCCAGGAAGACGTGCGTGGCGCCGGTCTTTCGCATGTGGTCGAGGATGGCGCGGCTGACGACGTCGCGGGGCGCCAGGTCGCCCTGGGGATGGTAATCGGCCATGAAGGCCCGGCCGGTCTTGTCGACGAGGCGTCCGCCTTCGCCGCGGACGGTTTCGGAGATCAGGTGTCGGCTCGCGCCGGCGATGTAGAGGGTCGTGGGATGGAACTGAACGAATTCGAGGTCCGCGAGGGTCGCGCCCGCGCGGTAGGCTATGGCCAGGCCGTCGCCGGTCGCCCCCTCGGGATTGGTCGTCTCGCGGTACATGCGTCCGGTGCCGCCGGTGGCCAGGATGGTTCGCTTCGCCCGAACGACGAAGAGGCCCTGTTTCGGATGCCGGGCCAGCACGCCGACGACGGTCCGGCCGACCGAGAGGAGGTCGATGACGAAGGTGTCTTCGCGCAGGTCCAGGCGCTCGAACTTTCGGGCGCGGCGAAGGAGGGTGGTGGTGATTTCCTTGCCGGTCTCGTCGCCGCGGGCGTGGACGACGCGTGCGGCGGAATGGCCGCCTTCGCGCCCCGCGCTCAGGGCGCCGCCCGCGGAATCGAACGCCGCTCCCCACTTCACGAGTTCGCGGATGCAGTCGGGAGCAGCGGCGACGACGCGGCGGACGACCTCGGGGTCCGACAGGCCGCAGCCGGCCGCCAGCGTATCGGCGACGTGGCTCTCGACGGAATCTTCCGGGGAGACGGCCGCCGCGATCCCGCCCTGCGCGTAGTAACTGTTGGAGTCGCTCGTTCGGCCCTTCAGGAGGACCGTTATCTGGAGGGCGGGCGCCATTTCGATGCACGCGCGCAGCGCCGCCACGCCCCCGCCCACGACCACCACGTCGGTGAAGACCTGAGGCAAGCGGGTCGTGTCAAACGCGGTCAGGTATCGTCGCACTTGTGCAGCACGTCGCATGGAATCCTCTTTTGTGTGACCGCGGGCGCCTCGCCCTCAAACCACGCGTGCCGGTTTGGACCCTTTCTCGCGTTCAGCAACCACCGGGTTCGAGAGCACGCCGACATTCTCGACTTCGACCTCCACGGTGTCGCCCGGCTCGAGGGGACCGATGCCCGAGGGGGTCCCCGTGGCGATGATGTCGCCCGGCTCCAGGGTCATGATGCGGCTGCACCACGAGACGAGGAACTGGCAGTTGAACGCCAACCGGTCGGTGCTCGACCGCTGGCGGACCTCGCCGCCGACGCGACAGGTGATGGCCAGGCGGTTCGGGTCGCCCACGTCGGTCTCGATCCACGGGCCCGCGACGCCGAACGTGTCGAAAGATTTGGCGCGCGTCCATTGACCGTCCTTCGATTGCAGGTCCCGCGCCGTCACGTCGTTGAAACACGTGTAGCCGAGGATGCACGCGTCGGCCTCCTCGAGCGGGACGCTTCGGCAGCGCCGGCGGATGACGATCGCCAATTCAGCCTCGTAGTCCACGCGGCCGGCCATCCGGGGATAAACGATCGGCTGGCCGGGGCCCAGGAGGGCCGTCGTCGGTTTCATGAAGAGCACCGGTTCGTCGGGGAGCGGTTTTCCCATTTCCTCGGCGTGGTCGCGGTAGTTGAGGCCCATGCAAAGCATCTTCGCCGGCCGCGAGGGCGCGAGAAGTTGCACCTCTGCCAGCGCGTGCGTCGTCTGCATCGGCATCACACCTTCCCAGTAGGGCCTGAGGAGTTCGCGCACCCGGTCTTGCTCGACGATGCCGTAGCGCACCTCACTGCCGACGAGGAATCGCACCAATCTCATCGAATCTCCTTCTTCGCACCCGCCCCGGCTCGCTCACTTGGCTGACGGATTCGGCCTTGGGCCCACCATCATCCAGTACGTCTGACACGGGAGGCTCGCCTCGGAAACCGGCAGGAAACTCGCCGGGTTCGCGAGGTAATCGGGCACCCCCGCCTCGCGCGCCCAATCGAGGGGCGGATTCGGCCCGTCGCCGATCCGAAACGCAAATCGGTAGAGCCGGTCCCGCCCGCCCGAGAGGGGTGCGAGTTCCTTCATCGGGATCGCTGCCTCGTAAATCGTGACGCCCGCTTCCTCGTCGCGGCCGATGACCACCCGCGCGCCCTCGACCGGCCCATACCACGGATCCATGTTCTCCGCCAGGTGGGCCCGCAAGGCGACGCCCGGGCGACGCAGGCGGATGACCCGGGCGCCTTCCCGGCCGAACGCGAGGGCCACCAGGTGGTCCGTATCGCGAAACGCCCCGGCCGGAAGGGCTTTGCCGACCCCGCGATGGCCGAAGTCGTCGTCCGCTCGGGCTCCCGTACCCCAGCCGAGTTGAATCGCGTCGCCGTCGAAGGCATTCGCGCCGCCGCGGTAGCCCGCGCGCTTGCGATGGACGGCGGCGGCGAAGTAGAAGTTCTGCCGGTCCCAGGCGGTCCAGACGTCGGCAAACGTGCCGCTCGATTCGCTCTCGACGCGCACCGGCCGGATGCCGTCCCAGTTCAGCAGGCCGTCGCCGACGGTGATTGTCCGCTCCGGCGTCTGGGCCAACTGGACGTACTGCGTCCTTCGCACCCAGGTGTCGTCCATGGTGGCAGCGACCTCGATAGCATACGGCCCGGCTCCTGCTTTTTCCGAGACATCGCACTCGAACGTAAACTCCTTCGCCTCGCCCGGGTTGAGGCCGAAACCGTATTTCGCCTGCCGGGATCGCCACCCCGCAGGGACCAGGAGGCCCACCAGGCCGTCCGCGCGGTACGGTCGCTGGCTCTGGACCCAGACCCAGACGCGGACCCGGCCGGGAAGAGAGCCGCGCGCCACGCTCTCGATCCAGACGGTCGCCGGTTCCAGGCCGA is from Planctomycetota bacterium and encodes:
- a CDS encoding fumarylacetoacetate hydrolase family protein, whose product is MRLVRFLVGSEVRYGIVEQDRVRELLRPYWEGVMPMQTTHALAEVQLLAPSRPAKMLCMGLNYRDHAEEMGKPLPDEPVLFMKPTTALLGPGQPIVYPRMAGRVDYEAELAIVIRRRCRSVPLEEADACILGYTCFNDVTARDLQSKDGQWTRAKSFDTFGVAGPWIETDVGDPNRLAITCRVGGEVRQRSSTDRLAFNCQFLVSWCSRIMTLEPGDIIATGTPSGIGPLEPGDTVEVEVENVGVLSNPVVAEREKGSKPARVV
- the nadB gene encoding L-aspartate oxidase, whose translation is MRRAAQVRRYLTAFDTTRLPQVFTDVVVVGGGVAALRACIEMAPALQITVLLKGRTSDSNSYYAQGGIAAAVSPEDSVESHVADTLAAGCGLSDPEVVRRVVAAAPDCIRELVKWGAAFDSAGGALSAGREGGHSAARVVHARGDETGKEITTTLLRRARKFERLDLREDTFVIDLLSVGRTVVGVLARHPKQGLFVVRAKRTILATGGTGRMYRETTNPEGATGDGLAIAYRAGATLADLEFVQFHPTTLYIAGASRHLISETVRGEGGRLVDKTGRAFMADYHPQGDLAPRDVVSRAILDHMRKTGATHVFLDLAPLGPGVRQRFPGIAEACDQFDIDIARDRIPVRPSAHYMVGGVQVDGDGRTDLENLYACGEVTATGLHGANRLGSNSLLEGLVFGRLAGRRICEELARGTAGSGGPERIASDVARSTRGELNLGDVRNSLRAVMWRNVGIARRQDDLTEAEGLIEFWQSYVLDKVFEDPTGWELQNMLALGRLMAHAAFLRTETRGVHYRSDYPDRNDAEWRKHILMRHGEAVRIV
- a CDS encoding class IV adenylate cyclase, translated to MSEEIEAKVRIADPAAFRRRMAERSESGGETVFEDNRLFDDAAGTLRRRGAALRVREERPAGGGEPLRATLTYKGPRAESELKRREEIEIEVRAAPGFARASRRDAEATPGAPGLALIFQAMGLRETFRYQKRRSVWRVGECEIALDELPYLGWFVEIEGPTERAVRAGLEALGLADAELLSADYIHLLTERLKSLGLDPSRALFEA